A region of the Lycium barbarum isolate Lr01 chromosome 1, ASM1917538v2, whole genome shotgun sequence genome:
TCAATTCAAAACTCTTTCTTGAACTGGTAGTTAAGGTTCAAAAAGCTGCATGGTTTTTTTGAAATCTAAGCTTAATTTACACTTGAATTCGTAGATTTTGTAACCCGCATTAGGTGAAAATTAACTATTGAATTCCATCAGCTGCTAAATTGCATTGGCTGTGGGTAGAAACCATGTTAATACCATGATAGAATACACTATCTTTGATCAATTGGGTTCTACAAGCACTACACCTGGCTATTTATAACACTGCATGATGCGACCTTAAAAAATTATCCAAGACAAGGAAATGTAGGCTAAAGGCGAGCGTTCCAGCTCGTGCAGTAGAATCCTATTTCGCTGAAGTTGACACATTGTGACAGGGCAGCTGTGAGATTTCTTACATCATCTAACGTGTGAGCTGCACTCAAAGTTATCCTTAACCTGAAAGGAGGATGGAAGTAAATTAATGTTCATAAGCAAGGTGAAAAAAATATTGAAAGTTATATATCTGTGTGTACATATACGTGTTCCAAGGGGCAGTAAGGATCAAAGTTGGATAATATCCTGGAACTGGCCAGCTGAATCAACCAAAaagatttgaaggataaaatattCAAGTTTAACACAAAAACACAAGCTTTCGAATTCCAACCATGTTTGAGTTAAACATGAGCAAACCTTCATAGCTGCTTTAAACTACCTCCAAATTACCCACAGTATCGATGTATTAAGTTGTAGTCCAACAAATGGAGGTCATTGCTATACATTATTAGATCATATTTTGAATAAAGGAACATGGTAGTGCCTTAGATGCCTTCACATATTAACCATCCATTCTATAAGTACTTCAGCCCACCCAAAAAAGTAACTGTTATGGCTGGCTCATGGATAGTTCATAATCAAGGTGACAGCTCCATTTTGTAAAGTTTTTCTCCTTGGCTAGGGGGCAAAACGCAAGGTATAGTGAGCCACCCGAAAACCTTATATGATATGTATAAGTTAGGATAACTACATCAGAAGTTCCTCAAGCAGAACTAACTAATGCAAGAAAAGCGCCCAATATTCCACAGAAGCAATCCGGATAGTGAATTAAACAGAAATGATGCAACGCTATGCCAGAGGATGCTATTACAAAAAACAACAGCCATCACTACAAACTCCGGAAAGCGATACTAAAGCAACAAACCTGCATGAGTTAGGGGCCACTGTTGGAGGTCTTATTGCAGTTATGTGGAAACCAAATTCCAAAAGATGCCTGCTCAGTAGTAATGATGAGATATTTAGAAACAGATTAAAATAGAGAGACAAACCGATGGACAGACGCTCAAAAGATGGAGGAAAACCTGCTAGCTTGCAAGGCTGTCGCTTCGCTTCCCACTATAAGGGAAATGATGGGACTTGTAATGGGAATTCCAGTCAGATCACGGAAATCCCGAACCCTGTTCCATATGGCTCTTCTACGCCACATCTCTTTTTTTGCCACAATGACAGCAGCTGCATAAGTCATATCATTAACAATGTACAAGTAAGCCACCTAAAATGCAAAGGTAGGAGAACTGGGTGCCAGCCTCAGCTTCTACCTGGTTCAGGTTTTCTGCTCCTCATATTTCTTAGTACAATATATTATTCTCTCTTTTGCTTTACTTTTTCAAGTAGAATAAGAAAAAAAGGAACTTGTATAACTCAGGGAACTAGAAACACTAAAATCTTGTTTAAAGTGCCTCACATAAGAGCAATAATGAAAATCACCATTCCACTTGGTAGTTTTACCGTGTGCAGCAGCAGTTATGGGCACGGGGGTAGACGTTGAAAATATGAAAGAGCGGCCCCTGGACTGGATCAATTGCTTCCATTTCTTGCTGTTCATTTAGCATTTCGACCCCAAAAATGTTAGTGGAGTAAACAAAAATAACGGTAAATTCACTTGCTAAGTTGTGCATCAAGGTCAAATCTTTCAGTATTATTAAGGAATTTGATTTTCATAAAAGAGAGGGGGTTGATCTATCATTGACATGTTCAATACTACTTCATGTACTAGCCACATTAAGAAAGGCAAGCAAAATCGGTCTTGTTTACAAGTCTACTTCAAGTTTCTGACTAATGAAAGGAGACTGGCTCCAAATGCTGTTCAATTACCAACTGGTTTCaatcttatagcctgtttggccaagcttctccaAGGCCAAAAGTGTTTTTTCCCAAAAGAAGTGCTTCTTTTTTCaaagttgaggtgtttggccaagctttaaGGAGAAGaaaaagtgcttttgagtagAAACAGTTTCTGAGAAGCTGAAAAAATTAGCTTCTCcctaaaagtatttttttgaaaagcacttttgagaaaatacactTACAAGTAGTTTCTAGAAGCTtaggccaaacactaattgttgtTAAAAAGTGTTCTAAAGTTGATtagccaaacactaattgttgttaaaaaaagtactcttttgaaaagcacttttcaaaataagctgattttagaagcatggccaaacaggctattaaaaCTCACAGAAGTAGATAAAAAAGTAGTGCTCCTAAACTGAAGACTTGTGTCCTAAAAAAATTAATCAAAAGAGGACTAGACTTAAGAGCCCATgaagtaaaataaaaaagaatctgtctgtgtatacacatatatacacgtgCGCGCACACACAGATATACAATTTTACTACTCTTTTTATAGTACCTGCATGCTATGTATCCACCATGACAACCTGCTGCCTTACTCAGAGTACCAATGCAAATGTCCACATCACTAACACAGTTGAACAACTCTGCTGCACCACCACCGGTTTTGCCACAAACAAATGTTGCATGAGCCTAGAAAGTTGAGCGGAAAAAAACAGAAGTTCTCATAATAATTACGCATAACATATTCTAATCAGTTCAACgataagtaaaaataaaattagcAAGCCATAAACTATTATTTAAACCACAAAATGCCAAGAGACAGAAGAACTCAGGGAAAATAAATGAACATGGTTACTATAATTCTTTGGAACCTTTTCATTATTGCTATCTGCCCAATGAAGACACACAATGGATACTCATCGAAGGAGAAAAGATAGTGTTAGAGCCAAAGCAAGATTTGAAGAATAAACTAAGATAAATATGACTTTTTTAACTAGAAGTTTAAAGACTTACATCATCAATTGCCAACAAAAATCCATGCTTCTTACGGAGTTTCACAAGCTCAACCAGCGGTGCAAAGTCTCCATCCATACTAAACAAGCTGGTAACAAGGACAAAATCAAGTGCTTGCAAAAGAATTAAACAATTATAGTAAATGCTCCCGCGATTTCTATTTACCGCCACTCATCCATATTTGCTCTGCTAAAAGATCATACAAGTAACTATATTAAAAAGATGCAGTTCTGTATGTTCGTTATGAACTTGATTGATGGCCACTCTTTTGTTCTATTCGTActactttcctttctttttcttgctTCCACTTCCGGATTTCTTGGATCATGCCACTgcagatgaaagttgcggaaatgaggatgttgcgatggatgtttgggcatactaggagagataggattaggaatgatgatatccgggacaaggtgggagtggccttgGTGGAGGATAAGATGTGGGAAGTG
Encoded here:
- the LOC132638672 gene encoding 8-amino-7-oxononanoate synthase isoform X2; translation: MASRYSLTCIGDDLGGSGIAYTEAGASARRFRKLILFSGNDYLGLSSHPTVIKAAIQAVQKHGMGPRGSALICGYTNYHRLLESSLAELKSKEDCLLCPTGFSANMAFMTAVGNVSLLQAKGSQPSLDERVAVFSDALNHASIIDGIRLAEKQKSIAAFVYRHCDMHHLNELLTNCPMKKKVVITDSLFSMDGDFAPLVELVKLRKKHGFLLAIDDAHATFVCGKTGGGAAELFNCVSDVDICIGTLSKAAGCHGGYIACSKKWKQLIQSRGRSFIFSTSTPVPITAAAHAAVIVAKKEMWRRRAIWNRVRDFRDLTGIPITSPIISLIVGSEATALQASRHLLEFGFHITAIRPPTVAPNSCRLRITLSAAHTLDDVRNLTAALSQCVNFSEIGFYCTSWNARL